A window of the Fuscovulum sp. genome harbors these coding sequences:
- a CDS encoding DUF3987 domain-containing protein: MNAQLQPIPFEPDWPKPHSRFIRNELPPAPVLPLDDVLGPVLARWVKDAARSKAAPADYVFAGLLSVAGALIGNARWAAPNESWKVPPIIWCICIGRPSAGKSPALDAVLEPLRRVEAPIRQAAEAERAEWAERAEVAKIAETDWRERVRDAIKKGIQTPSKPEMADPGEQPHMTRLVVNDGTIEKLAHILSRQPRGTLQMRDELAGWLQGMTRYSSGGNDRPFWLEAWGGGGFTVERMSRDPVTIERLSIGVLGGIQPDKLKSLLIKVDDDGLLARLLPIWPDPMPVMRADRFADSAMIEAAFARLLSLQMVTNEAGRERPWIVPFTGEAADMMHDFRVAVADWERDAEGLLLSFVGKMAGYAARIALVLAFLDMAAEGQAEPREITAGHFARAAHLVEAYLLPMARRAYADGLTPQERAARRLVQHIRDHRLTTFTAREVLRCELAGLTTSAELTPVLSLLEDAECIRFVPPDDSAKGGRPERRYTVNPQLLREVPR, from the coding sequence ATGAACGCGCAACTGCAACCCATCCCCTTTGAGCCTGATTGGCCCAAGCCCCATAGCCGCTTTATCCGCAATGAACTTCCCCCCGCGCCTGTCTTGCCCTTAGATGACGTTCTAGGCCCGGTGCTGGCCCGCTGGGTGAAGGATGCGGCACGGTCAAAGGCTGCGCCTGCGGATTATGTTTTCGCGGGCTTACTGTCTGTCGCGGGTGCTTTGATTGGCAATGCGCGCTGGGCGGCCCCAAATGAAAGCTGGAAAGTCCCGCCGATAATCTGGTGCATCTGCATTGGAAGGCCCAGCGCCGGGAAAAGCCCCGCACTGGACGCGGTGCTAGAACCGTTGCGCCGGGTGGAGGCCCCTATCCGGCAAGCCGCCGAAGCGGAGCGGGCAGAGTGGGCCGAACGGGCGGAAGTCGCCAAGATTGCCGAAACCGATTGGCGCGAACGCGTTCGAGACGCAATCAAAAAGGGCATCCAAACGCCGTCCAAGCCTGAGATGGCAGACCCCGGCGAACAACCCCATATGACGCGGCTTGTCGTGAATGACGGGACCATTGAAAAGCTGGCCCATATCCTTTCGCGGCAACCGCGCGGAACGCTGCAAATGCGCGACGAACTTGCCGGATGGCTGCAAGGGATGACGCGTTATTCAAGCGGGGGTAATGACCGCCCGTTTTGGCTGGAGGCATGGGGCGGCGGCGGCTTCACTGTCGAACGAATGTCACGCGACCCGGTAACTATCGAACGGCTGTCAATCGGGGTGCTGGGTGGCATCCAACCCGACAAACTGAAATCGCTTCTAATCAAGGTGGATGATGACGGCTTGTTAGCGCGGCTTCTGCCCATCTGGCCCGACCCTATGCCAGTTATGCGGGCTGACCGCTTTGCAGATAGCGCCATGATTGAAGCGGCCTTTGCGCGGCTTCTGTCGCTGCAAATGGTGACGAATGAGGCGGGGCGGGAACGGCCTTGGATTGTTCCCTTCACGGGCGAAGCTGCGGACATGATGCACGACTTCCGCGTTGCCGTTGCCGATTGGGAACGGGACGCCGAAGGGCTGTTGCTGTCATTCGTCGGGAAGATGGCGGGCTATGCCGCGCGGATTGCGCTGGTGCTGGCATTTCTGGACATGGCGGCGGAAGGGCAAGCGGAGCCGCGTGAAATCACGGCAGGACACTTCGCCCGCGCCGCCCATCTGGTGGAGGCGTATCTTCTGCCAATGGCGCGGCGGGCTTATGCGGACGGCTTGACCCCACAAGAGCGCGCGGCAAGGCGGCTGGTGCAGCATATCCGCGACCATCGGCTTACCACATTCACGGCCCGCGAAGTCCTGCGGTGCGAACTTGCCGGACTAACGACAAGCGCGGAACTAACCCCGGTTCTATCCTTGTTGGAAGATGCGGAGTGCATCCGCTTTGTTCCCCCGGACGATAGCGCCAAGGGCGGACGGCCCGAACGCCGATACACGGTTAACCCGCAATTGCTGAGGGAGGTTCCCCGGTGA
- a CDS encoding toprim domain-containing protein, whose translation MWGTNKGGAIRLSEGGGRLVVAEGIETALSLLCGLLDGPFTLWAGGSTSGLRGLSLPPVPGSLIIGRDNGKPGGDAAFALAERATSLGWAVSILTPPDCYPDFNDMLTGKAVAA comes from the coding sequence ATGTGGGGGACAAACAAGGGCGGCGCTATCCGGCTGTCTGAGGGTGGCGGGCGGCTTGTGGTGGCAGAGGGCATAGAAACCGCACTAAGCCTCTTGTGCGGCTTGCTGGATGGCCCGTTTACCCTTTGGGCAGGTGGTAGCACTTCCGGCCTTCGCGGCCTGTCCCTGCCCCCCGTTCCCGGTTCACTGATTATCGGGCGAGACAACGGCAAGCCGGGTGGAGACGCGGCCTTTGCACTGGCAGAGCGGGCAACGTCGCTTGGCTGGGCGGTGTCAATTCTAACGCCGCCCGACTGCTACCCCGACTTCAACGACATGCTTACAGGAAAGGCGGTGGCGGCATGA
- a CDS encoding alanyl-tRNA editing protein, whose protein sequence is MTEPLFRSDAYLREATAIVIGHTAEGGVICDRSLFYATGGGQPGDSGTLFWDGGQLSIATAVKAEGGAIALVPAEPAPMPPVGCTVVQRLDWDRRHRHMRVHTALHLLSVVIPLPVTGGQIGAERGRLDFDMPDPPEDVQMLEDRLNALIGLDLPVSDSWITDAELAANPGLVKTMSVHPPVGQGRVRLVRIGTGPTQVDLQPCGGTHVARTAEIGRVEIGKIEKKGRQNRRVSITLLE, encoded by the coding sequence ATGACCGAACCCCTGTTCCGCAGTGACGCCTATCTGCGCGAGGCCACGGCCATCGTGATCGGCCATACCGCCGAAGGTGGGGTGATCTGCGACAGAAGCCTGTTCTATGCCACGGGCGGCGGACAGCCCGGCGATTCTGGCACCCTGTTCTGGGACGGCGGGCAACTCTCCATCGCCACCGCCGTCAAGGCCGAGGGGGGCGCCATCGCACTGGTGCCAGCCGAACCTGCGCCGATGCCGCCGGTCGGCTGCACCGTGGTCCAGCGGCTGGATTGGGACCGCCGCCACCGCCACATGCGCGTGCATACGGCGCTGCACCTTTTGTCAGTTGTGATCCCGCTGCCGGTCACCGGCGGCCAGATCGGCGCCGAACGTGGGCGGCTGGATTTCGACATGCCAGATCCGCCCGAAGATGTGCAGATGCTGGAAGACCGGCTGAACGCCCTGATCGGGCTGGACCTGCCGGTATCGGACAGCTGGATCACCGATGCCGAACTGGCCGCCAATCCCGGTCTCGTCAAGACGATGTCGGTCCATCCCCCGGTGGGGCAGGGCCGCGTGCGGCTGGTCCGCATCGGCACCGGGCCGACTCAGGTCGACCTGCAACCCTGCGGCGGCACCCACGTCGCCCGCACCGCCGAGATCGGGCGGGTCGAGATCGGCAAGATCGAAAAGAAGGGCCGTCAGAACCGCCGCGTGTCGATCACCCTGCTGGAGTGA
- a CDS encoding DUF3772 domain-containing protein, whose protein sequence is MTKAAQAVLARLKHVACAALLAAIVALPAAHAQTTTTPAPEAPAEQTAPSGQGGSAVGTVVTTTTTPAATPAQSGNTVVVSKGSGRSNALDYAEWERAADRAEDVLANPDADSRVLDALRAQIVDWRAAFLVAQNTNSTRITTLRDQIAALGPTPAEGETEAAEIAQRRQQLSDQLVRLQAPGIAAEEAYRRADGLIGEVDRVLRERQASQLLQLWPSPINPANWPEAIAVLGDVTVALWTETTSRWARSSGRQALFDNLPLILLLAVVGLALMSMTRRILEPVQQRLPKPKTARGRRVVSLMISLLQIILPTLGALALAEAVILTNLTGPVGTATVLIFPAIIFTICAANWLGTTIFPFEDGTDTAGIPVPERRAEGRFLARTIGLVLGIEALRQAVLLEITASDTANAVLGFPLLATMAVLIFRMGQLLRRHVRSAGAGDESLSFGLRVLGLLARGVMLTGLAGVLLGAVGYIAAATALVFPSVISLGLVAVLLVAQRLVGDLYGLITRSDAADQEGLIPVLIGFAMSLASIPLFAVIWGARPADITELWQRFLTGFQMGNTRVSPTDFLFFAIIFAVGYMLTRLFQGALRGSVLPRTTLDQGGQNAIVSGVGYIGIFLAALLAINFAGIDLSGLAIVAGALSVGIGFGLQNIVSNFVSGIILLIERPVSEGDWIEVGNVQGTVKAISVRSTRIQTFDRSDVIVPNADLVTQRVTNWTRFNLTGRLVVPVSVVLGSDTRKVERILREIAEAQPLAILNPPPSIVFMGFGTEWMNFEMRIILRDVNFSLQVRSEINHRIVQRFAEEGIDLPGSKKAEAAPEPLAPEAPLPKRRAPSRVQNPGGTAEARDPTERQQDP, encoded by the coding sequence ATGACCAAGGCGGCACAAGCTGTTCTGGCCCGATTGAAACACGTCGCCTGTGCTGCGCTTTTGGCGGCGATTGTGGCGCTGCCAGCGGCCCACGCCCAGACTACGACCACACCCGCGCCAGAAGCCCCGGCAGAGCAGACTGCGCCAAGCGGGCAGGGCGGATCGGCCGTAGGGACAGTCGTCACGACCACCACCACACCCGCCGCCACCCCAGCACAAAGCGGCAACACGGTTGTCGTCTCCAAAGGATCAGGCCGCAGCAACGCGCTTGATTACGCGGAATGGGAACGCGCTGCCGACCGGGCCGAAGATGTGCTGGCCAATCCTGATGCCGACAGCCGTGTGCTCGACGCGCTGCGCGCCCAGATCGTCGATTGGCGGGCGGCATTCCTCGTGGCGCAGAACACCAATTCCACGCGCATCACCACCTTGCGCGACCAGATCGCCGCGCTTGGCCCCACCCCCGCCGAGGGTGAGACAGAGGCGGCCGAAATCGCCCAACGCCGCCAGCAGCTTTCTGATCAGCTTGTCCGTCTGCAAGCCCCCGGCATCGCCGCCGAAGAAGCCTATCGCCGCGCCGACGGGTTGATCGGCGAAGTGGACCGCGTCCTGCGCGAACGGCAGGCCAGCCAGTTGCTGCAACTCTGGCCCTCGCCCATCAACCCTGCGAATTGGCCCGAAGCCATCGCCGTGCTTGGCGATGTGACCGTGGCACTTTGGACGGAAACCACGTCACGCTGGGCGCGCAGTTCTGGCCGACAGGCCCTGTTCGACAACCTGCCGCTGATCCTGCTTTTGGCCGTGGTGGGCCTTGCCCTGATGTCGATGACACGGCGCATCCTTGAGCCGGTTCAGCAACGATTGCCGAAACCCAAAACCGCGCGCGGGCGACGTGTCGTATCGCTGATGATCTCGCTCTTGCAGATCATCCTGCCGACACTGGGCGCGCTGGCGCTGGCAGAAGCGGTTATCCTGACCAATCTGACCGGCCCCGTCGGCACTGCCACCGTCCTGATCTTTCCGGCGATCATCTTCACGATTTGCGCTGCGAACTGGCTGGGCACGACCATCTTTCCCTTCGAGGATGGCACCGACACCGCAGGTATTCCCGTTCCGGAGCGCCGCGCCGAAGGCCGCTTTCTGGCCCGCACCATCGGCCTTGTGCTGGGGATCGAGGCGCTGCGTCAGGCTGTGCTGTTGGAGATAACGGCCAGCGATACCGCCAACGCGGTGCTGGGCTTCCCGCTTCTGGCCACCATGGCGGTGCTGATCTTCCGCATGGGCCAGTTGCTGCGCCGCCATGTGCGCAGCGCAGGTGCGGGCGATGAATCGCTCAGCTTCGGGCTTCGCGTGCTGGGCCTTCTCGCGCGCGGGGTTATGCTGACAGGGCTTGCCGGCGTGCTGTTGGGTGCGGTCGGCTATATCGCGGCGGCAACGGCGCTGGTCTTCCCCTCGGTCATCTCGCTGGGGCTGGTTGCGGTGCTTCTGGTCGCGCAACGGCTGGTGGGTGATCTTTACGGCTTGATCACCCGATCCGATGCCGCCGATCAGGAAGGCCTGATCCCCGTACTGATCGGCTTTGCGATGTCGCTGGCCTCGATCCCGCTCTTCGCCGTGATCTGGGGCGCGCGCCCGGCTGACATTACCGAATTATGGCAGCGCTTTCTGACCGGCTTTCAGATGGGCAATACCCGCGTATCGCCCACCGATTTCCTGTTCTTCGCCATCATCTTCGCTGTCGGCTACATGCTCACGCGCCTGTTTCAGGGGGCGCTGCGCGGATCGGTCCTGCCGCGCACGACGCTGGATCAGGGGGGGCAAAACGCTATTGTCTCGGGCGTCGGCTATATCGGCATCTTCCTCGCGGCACTTCTGGCGATCAACTTCGCAGGGATCGACCTGTCAGGTCTGGCCATCGTCGCCGGTGCCCTTTCGGTGGGTATCGGTTTCGGCCTTCAGAACATCGTGTCGAACTTCGTCTCTGGCATCATCCTGCTGATCGAACGCCCGGTCAGCGAAGGCGACTGGATCGAGGTCGGCAATGTGCAGGGCACGGTCAAGGCAATCTCGGTCCGCTCCACCCGGATTCAAACCTTTGACCGGTCCGATGTGATCGTCCCGAATGCCGATCTGGTGACCCAGCGCGTCACGAACTGGACGCGGTTCAACCTGACCGGGCGGCTGGTGGTGCCGGTCTCGGTCGTGCTGGGCAGCGATACCCGTAAGGTCGAACGCATCCTGCGCGAAATCGCCGAGGCACAGCCCTTGGCCATCCTGAACCCGCCGCCATCCATCGTCTTCATGGGGTTCGGCACAGAATGGATGAATTTCGAAATGCGGATCATCCTGCGCGACGTCAACTTCTCGTTGCAGGTGCGCAGTGAAATCAACCACAGGATCGTGCAACGCTTTGCTGAGGAAGGGATCGACCTGCCCGGCAGCAAAAAGGCCGAAGCCGCGCCTGAACCCCTGGCACCAGAGGCCCCCTTACCAAAGCGACGGGCCCCGTCGCGGGTGCAAAATCCCGGCGGCACCGCCGAGGCGCGCGATCCGACCGAAAGGCAGCAAGACCCATGA